A single Corynebacterium stationis DNA region contains:
- the orn gene encoding oligoribonuclease yields MTASQTPAKHDRLVWIDLEMTGLDPKRHTIVEIAAIITDAGLNVVGEGLDIVIHATNEELAEMDDFVTNMHNSSGLTEEIKAATTTLAEAETAVLELIEKHCDPEHPAPLAGNSIATDRAFIREYMPRLDKALHYRMIDVSTIKELARRWHPRAYFNQPDKGLAHRALADIVESIRELDYYRRSVFRTDEGPTSTEATEAAKESTASYQAFL; encoded by the coding sequence ATGACTGCTTCTCAAACCCCTGCCAAACATGACCGCCTCGTGTGGATCGATCTGGAAATGACCGGACTCGATCCCAAGCGCCACACCATTGTGGAAATCGCCGCAATCATTACCGACGCGGGTCTCAACGTGGTCGGCGAGGGACTCGATATCGTCATCCACGCCACCAACGAAGAACTGGCAGAGATGGATGACTTTGTTACCAACATGCACAATTCCTCTGGCCTGACAGAAGAAATCAAGGCCGCGACAACAACGTTGGCGGAGGCCGAAACCGCGGTTCTGGAACTCATCGAAAAGCACTGCGACCCTGAACACCCCGCACCCCTGGCCGGCAATTCCATTGCCACTGACCGCGCTTTCATCCGTGAATACATGCCGCGCCTTGACAAAGCACTGCATTACCGCATGATTGATGTTTCGACCATCAAGGAACTCGCCCGCCGTTGGCACCCGCGCGCGTATTTCAACCAGCCCGATAAGGGCCTTGCCCACCGAGCACTTGCCGACATCGTCGAATCTATCCGCGAACTCGACTACTACCGTCGCTCCGTATTCCGCACAGACGAGGGTCCCACCTCTACCGAAGCGACCGAAGCTGCCAAGGAATCAACCGCCTCCTACCAGGCGTTTTTGTAA
- a CDS encoding alkene reductase, whose amino-acid sequence MTKLFDSVQIGRYNLDNRVTMAPLTRQRAGEDGTPTELHKEYYSQRASAGLVVTEGVFPAYSCRSFPGQAGLATDEHTEAWKPVAEAVHERDGVIFAQVMHGGRTSHPDLLRDAPVKAPSALATGGEVRGFGGKTEGVVPEALTTEEIAQVIEEFRLSARRAIDAGLDGIEVHGANGYLLHEFMAPNSNVREDEYGGSPANRARLTAEIIRAVAEEIGADRTAVRISPQHNIQGIAEVDEDETIATYQALFEQITDLKLAYVSVLANDPQSPVATELRQQIQHTHGWPLLLNTGFAVVTQLDEAQKIVDELGADAAVVGRMLIANPDLVERWKSGAELNEPDTATFYAGGPKGYTDYPTLVRV is encoded by the coding sequence GTGACAAAGCTTTTTGATTCGGTACAAATCGGCCGATACAACCTCGACAACCGCGTAACCATGGCGCCTTTGACCCGCCAACGTGCTGGCGAAGACGGCACCCCTACCGAATTGCACAAGGAATACTATTCCCAGCGTGCATCCGCTGGCCTAGTAGTAACCGAAGGAGTATTCCCGGCATATAGCTGCCGTTCTTTCCCTGGCCAGGCAGGTCTTGCTACCGATGAGCACACGGAAGCCTGGAAGCCTGTGGCTGAGGCCGTGCATGAGCGTGATGGCGTCATCTTTGCTCAGGTAATGCATGGTGGACGTACCTCGCACCCTGACCTTTTGCGCGATGCGCCGGTAAAAGCACCTAGTGCTCTTGCTACCGGTGGGGAAGTTCGTGGCTTTGGCGGAAAGACCGAAGGCGTGGTTCCTGAGGCGCTGACCACGGAGGAGATCGCTCAGGTCATCGAGGAGTTTCGACTCAGCGCGCGCCGGGCTATCGATGCCGGCCTAGATGGCATCGAAGTCCACGGTGCAAACGGCTATTTGCTCCATGAGTTTATGGCTCCAAACTCCAATGTGCGCGAGGATGAATATGGCGGAAGCCCCGCTAACCGTGCGCGGCTGACCGCGGAGATTATCCGCGCGGTCGCTGAGGAAATTGGTGCAGACCGCACTGCGGTGCGTATTTCCCCACAGCACAATATTCAGGGCATTGCGGAAGTTGATGAGGACGAAACCATCGCGACCTACCAGGCACTCTTTGAGCAGATCACAGACCTCAAACTCGCGTATGTCTCCGTACTCGCAAATGACCCACAAAGCCCGGTTGCAACTGAACTGCGTCAACAGATCCAGCACACCCACGGTTGGCCTTTACTGCTCAACACCGGTTTTGCAGTGGTGACCCAGCTGGATGAAGCACAAAAGATTGTCGATGAACTAGGTGCCGACGCCGCTGTGGTTGGCCGCATGCTCATTGCCAACCCAGACCTAGTGGAGCGCTGGAAGAGCGGCGCGGAACTCAACGAGCCCGACACGGCCACCTTCTACGCTGGTGGACCAAAGGGCTACACCGATTACCCAACTCTAGTCCGCGTATAA
- a CDS encoding alanine/glycine:cation symporter family protein: MAALLDWLNGVIWSPALVFLCLAAGVYFTIVTKFIQIRGIPDMLKQLVRGERSENGVSSFESLMMSLAGRVGVGNIAGVATAIAFGGPGAVFWMWTVALLGSATSFIECTLAQIYKEQDKDTGEYRGGPAYYIEKAYAHTKAAPFMLIYGIVFAVAMILATAYFLPGIQANGVSSAVENAWGISTTITGVTLAVVLAVIVVGGVKRIASFASMVVPFMAVIYIIIAFIILFINYQDIPEVFSLIFTSAFNLNAGFGGMLGVAIMWGVRRGIYSNEAGQGTGPQHAAAAEVSHPAKQGFVQAFAVYVDTLFVCSATAFIIISTDMYRVFEGESEDGAIRYEGQMLPSDTAVGPGFVQEGMDAHFSGFGPSFVALAIMFFAFTTVLAYYYMAETNLAYFNRWIPNANVRRGIIWVLRVLVVISVVVGATSASGAAWALGDIGVGATAWLNVIGIIILQGPALKAMKDYYEQKKAGKDPQFDPEALGIKNATFWEKRKLQNPELYGNAPVSRPAETTPVQE; encoded by the coding sequence ATGGCAGCCTTACTCGATTGGCTAAACGGCGTTATCTGGTCCCCGGCATTGGTTTTCCTTTGCTTGGCGGCCGGCGTCTACTTCACAATCGTCACTAAATTCATCCAGATCCGTGGAATCCCAGACATGCTTAAGCAACTTGTGCGGGGTGAAAGGTCTGAGAATGGTGTCTCATCTTTTGAGTCCCTCATGATGTCATTGGCGGGACGCGTTGGTGTTGGCAACATCGCGGGTGTTGCAACCGCTATTGCTTTCGGTGGCCCAGGCGCGGTTTTTTGGATGTGGACCGTGGCATTGCTGGGCTCCGCAACGTCATTTATCGAATGTACTCTTGCTCAAATCTATAAAGAGCAGGACAAGGATACCGGTGAGTACCGCGGTGGCCCGGCTTATTACATTGAAAAGGCGTACGCCCACACCAAGGCTGCTCCATTTATGCTGATTTACGGCATTGTCTTCGCAGTCGCGATGATTTTGGCAACTGCATACTTCCTCCCAGGCATTCAGGCCAACGGTGTTTCTTCTGCTGTTGAAAATGCTTGGGGCATCAGCACCACCATCACCGGTGTAACTTTGGCAGTCGTCCTCGCGGTTATTGTTGTCGGCGGTGTGAAGCGTATTGCATCGTTTGCTTCCATGGTGGTTCCATTCATGGCAGTCATCTACATCATTATTGCGTTTATCATTCTGTTCATTAACTACCAGGACATTCCCGAAGTATTCAGTCTGATTTTCACCTCCGCATTCAACCTGAACGCTGGATTTGGAGGCATGCTGGGCGTCGCTATCATGTGGGGTGTTCGCCGCGGTATCTACTCCAATGAAGCTGGTCAGGGTACTGGTCCGCAGCACGCTGCCGCAGCAGAAGTTTCGCACCCAGCCAAGCAGGGCTTTGTTCAGGCATTCGCTGTCTACGTTGACACCTTGTTCGTATGCTCCGCCACTGCATTCATCATCATCTCTACTGATATGTACCGCGTGTTCGAGGGCGAAAGTGAAGATGGTGCTATCCGCTACGAAGGTCAAATGCTGCCTTCTGACACTGCGGTAGGACCTGGATTCGTGCAAGAAGGTATGGATGCTCACTTCTCTGGTTTCGGTCCAAGCTTCGTGGCTCTAGCAATTATGTTCTTCGCCTTTACCACTGTGCTGGCGTACTACTACATGGCAGAGACCAACCTGGCTTACTTCAACCGCTGGATTCCAAACGCCAATGTGCGCCGCGGCATCATTTGGGTGTTGCGAGTTCTCGTTGTTATCTCCGTTGTAGTTGGTGCAACTTCTGCATCTGGTGCTGCATGGGCACTGGGAGATATCGGTGTTGGCGCTACTGCATGGCTCAATGTCATCGGGATTATTATCCTTCAGGGTCCAGCTCTCAAGGCGATGAAGGATTACTACGAGCAGAAGAAGGCGGGCAAAGATCCTCAGTTCGACCCAGAGGCATTGGGAATCAAAAACGCTACTTTCTGGGAAAAGCGTAAATTGCAAAATCCAGAGTTGTACGGAAACGCACCTGTATCTCGTCCAGCTGAAACTACACCAGTTCAGGAGTAA
- the cmrA gene encoding mycolate reductase (Catalyzes the final step in mycolic acid biosynthesis.) codes for MALPSPAKDSYALITGASQGIGEAMARDLAKLGHNVILVARRQEVLQSLVDEFVGNYGIDALCWPADLSKEDAVDDVIAKMAEVNIHIIINSAGIASFGAFMEQDWQYETDQFHLNATAVHRLTRAALEQMLPRKSGAICNVGSAAGNVPIPYNATYVFTKAGVNAFTEALHYELKKTGVTCTLLAPGPVRDAVIADSEKSIVDKVVPDFLWTTYESCSEETLNAMAKNQRRVVPGPLSKAMNVVSQILPTPALAPLMGKFYSKMG; via the coding sequence ATGGCACTTCCCTCCCCCGCTAAAGATTCCTACGCGCTCATCACTGGCGCTAGTCAGGGCATCGGTGAAGCGATGGCACGCGACTTGGCAAAGCTAGGTCATAATGTCATCCTCGTTGCCCGCAGGCAGGAGGTTTTGCAGTCGCTTGTCGATGAATTCGTCGGCAACTACGGCATCGACGCCCTTTGCTGGCCCGCAGATCTGTCCAAAGAAGATGCAGTAGATGACGTCATTGCGAAGATGGCTGAGGTCAACATCCACATCATTATCAACTCTGCGGGCATTGCGAGCTTTGGCGCCTTTATGGAGCAGGACTGGCAGTACGAAACCGATCAGTTTCACCTCAACGCCACTGCGGTACACCGGCTAACGCGTGCAGCACTAGAGCAAATGCTGCCGCGTAAATCCGGCGCTATCTGCAATGTGGGCTCAGCTGCGGGCAATGTGCCCATCCCGTATAACGCGACCTACGTGTTTACCAAGGCTGGTGTAAATGCCTTTACCGAAGCACTGCACTACGAACTTAAGAAAACCGGAGTGACCTGCACTCTGCTCGCACCAGGACCTGTGCGCGATGCCGTCATTGCTGACTCTGAAAAGTCCATCGTGGACAAGGTCGTGCCAGATTTTTTATGGACTACCTACGAGTCCTGTTCCGAAGAGACCTTAAACGCCATGGCCAAGAACCAGCGCCGCGTCGTGCCCGGGCCTTTGTCCAAAGCGATGAATGTCGTCTCCCAGATTCTCCCTACCCCAGCTTTAGCGCCGCTGATGGGTAAGTTTTACTCCAAGATGGGATAA